tcGAGATAAATTTCTCGTCTATAAAGGAACGactttatataataaatgtATTAGTTAGCCTTTTTCATTGCTTCGGCCTGCATCTTGAAATCGTGGAATACctctttctttattttaAAGCCGTGGTCGTCTGCAAGAGGAAACTTTCCATGCTGTAAATCCCTCTTGTAAGCATGTAGCGAATGTATAGCACTAGAGAAGAAGTCATTGTATTGCTTGACGAATTTAGGTTTCATTGAGTCTTTTGGATCTCCCATTCCAAGCAAATCGGACATAACTAAAACTTGGCCCGAACAACCCGGACCGGCACCAATTCCAATCGTTGGtattgatatattcttAGTAATATACTCAGATAATTTGTTAGGTATACATTCTAGAAGAAGTGAAAAGGCCCCAGCTTCTTGTAAGTCCAAACAGTCTCTATAGATCTCGAGAGCTCTCTCCGTATTATTTCCTTGAACTTTGAAACCACCCAATGCATTATGGCGTTGTGGTGTCAAACCAACATGGGCCATTACGGGAATACCTATCGAGGACAATTTCTTGACAGTAGGCACTATATCACTTCCACCTTCAATCTTTACACCTTGAACTTTTCCATACTTCACTAATTTTATAGCCGAAGAAACTGCCTGTTCAACTGATATTTCAGTAGATCCAAATGGTATATCTGCCACCATGAAGGACAGCTTATTACCTCTGAGAACAGCTTTTGTATGGTATAAGAACTCGTCGAATGAAATTTCTGTAGTATCTTCATAACCTAACGCAACCATAGCTAATGAATCTCCAACTAAATTGATATCTACATCAGCACTTTCTGCATACTTACCTGTTATGAAATCGTACGCAGTCACCACTGATATAGGAGTCTTGGTCTCGTAGAGTCGTTGTATATCTAGTAATGTCTTCCGTTTAACATCAGTCTGATACGATGACCTGATTATAGACTTGGTACTGAAGTATCTTAAACGAGGGATACTCCTTATTTGACTTCTAAATAGAACCATTACTGAATTTGTACTGATCCTACTTACCTATTCAATGGATTCTTTTCGGGTGCATTTTTATGGAGCAATTTTTTGATGCACTTTTTGGAGCTAAATATTTAAACGAGTTTTAAACGATTGCactaaatatattttattctttagTAACACAACAAAATAACACACATTGACAATGCCTTCATTCAACAAATCGTTTGTGATGAACCACACATGTCTTCGTATCAAAGATCCAAAGGTTTCAATTCCATTTTATACCGAAAACCTAGGTATGAAATTGATTGCCACCTTACCTTTCCCAGATAGCAAATTCACATTGTACATGTTGGCATATGACAATGGAGACAATAACAATGATGTAAGTTGGTCTGCGAGAGAAGGCGTACTCGAATTGTGCCATAATCATGGAGTTGAAAACGATGAATCCTACACATTGAATAACGGTAACGGCGAGAAATTCAGAGGATTCGGGCATATCTGCGTTtctgttgataatattgaagcTGCTGAAGCTCAGTTTTTAAGCAAGGGGGTTAAATTCCAGAAAAAATTAAGCGATGGTAGACAAAAAAACATCGCTTTTGCCTTGGATCCAAACGGATACTGGATTGAATTAATCGAACATGGCCAGGGTAAAGCTTCCGATAAGACCGATTCTACTCATTACAAACTCAATCACACAATGATTAGGGTTAAGGATCCTAAGAAATCTTTAGATTTCTACCGTAATGTTTTGGGAATGAAATTGTTTTCGACTAGCGTTCATGAAGGTGCAAAGTTCACCCTTTACTTTTTAGGTTACGAACATGATGCATCTTTCAAAGAAGACACTCTCTCAAGAGATGAACAATCCAAGAAACAAGGCTTGATCGAATTGACCCATAATTGGGGTACTGAATCGGATAACGACTTCGAAGGCTACCACAACGGTAACTCTACTGAGAATGGTGCTATCCAAGGCTACGGACACACCTGTGTTTCCTGTAGCGACCCTGGAAAGTTTTGTAAAGAGATTAATGAGGAGTTTGGTGAAGCTAATATAGATTGGGCTGTTCAATGGGGTAAAGGAGGAATAAAGCAACTTGCTTTCATTAGAGATCCTGATGGATACTccattgaaattataaACTCCGTATTTAAGCAATAACAATGCTTAAATCAGAGTATTTCTACGAATATTCTAACCAGTTATCATCTATAGGACCTATATAGAATATTAAACAAACATTCATATCTGGCCGTATGTAATAGAGCAATAGCTGTGTCACATGATGTGATCGGTTCGGGTCCATAGCAAGTTCCACAGACTGGTCCTAATTAAATCGTGGATTATAAATACAACATATCATTCCTAATATATGATTTCTAGTGTATTTAGACGTTATATAACTACAACAAGAATGGTCTCTCAACATACTACCGACAAGGTTcaacaattgattaaaacTAAGCCAGTTTTCATCGCTTCAAAGGTATGTACTTCGGATGAATGAAAAACGCCACCGGTCGATAGATAAAATCATACGGGAACTGAACATAGATTACTAACATTAAAAGTCCTACTGTCCATACTGTGCTAAGACTAAGAATACCATTTCGTCCATCACTAAGGATGCTTACATCATTGAATTAGATGAAGTGGAAGATGGTAGtgaaattcaagaagcTTTATACGAATTAACTGGACAAAAGACCGTTCCAAATGTTTTCATTGGAGGTGAACACATTGGTGGTAACTCTGATGTTCAAGAATTGAGTTCCGGTGATAAATTGGAAAGCAAGATCAAGGCTGTCTTATAAATGCTATGAAATACTAAGATTTATTTAGactttttttaaatatatatatatgatttcGGCTACTATTATACGTCAGTGTCTGATTACCGTTCATGTTATGATTATTAGTACAATCTAGTAATTAAGCCTATAACTATGTAGTTTATTTCGAAAATTTAAAACTATGCTCCCACAGTAACCCTTGCTTATGAGGACCGGATATCACCAAGTATTTGCTTGAGTAATAACTCCTGTCAGTTATAGAGAGCTTATCATGATCTTACTATCAATTTTGTCAGTTTTAGGCATTATATCCACCTATTTGTACCTATTGCCATCATATACAAAATCTAACGTGCGCGAACCCATATTGCAgtgattgaaaaatttcgGTAAAGATTTTAGAGTAGGATAAAGTGAATTTACTGATACTAGGTACTCAATATAGGTCAAAATGTCTAATATCGGCTTACAAATTCGTCAGTCAGTCCCTTCTATCGATCCTGTTGTGGCAGATTACGCAGTGGGTTATATCCAGCATGTTTCACAATCGACTGAAGATAGTGTTTCTGCTCAGCAGGTTGATATTGACAATGAAATGGaatttataaaagaattgttGATTAATGCTGGTGGTTCAGATGACAAAGTTTCACAGTTGGCTAAGACTGTATCTGAACAATTAACTacaaaattgaaggaaaaTATGGCAAAGTTAGAAGTTACTGGTGATACTTCTAGAAGATTGTTGGACGTTAACTTGTTACgtcaaaataattcaaagaGAGATATTAACTCTTCATTAGCATTATTAAATGCAAGTAATGACATTGAGCATACTGGTAGAAAGATGGAGACTAGAGTGGATAAGAAAAAGTTGGAAAAACAGGAAAGGAAGATTGCCAAAAAGGTGGCCAAGAGAAATAACAAATTTGTCCAATATGAAGCTTCTAAGTTAATTAACGAAAAGAACGATGAAGATTATGATTCCTTTTTCCTTGAAATTAATCCTCTTGATTTCGGTTCGAGTGCAGGGAAATCAAAAGATATTAAGCTTGATAACTTCGATTTATATGTTGGTGATGGTCAAAGAATCTTGAGTGAGTCTTCATTGACTTTGGCTTACGGTAGGAGATATGGTTTGGTTGGTCAAAATGGTATCGGTAAATCTacattattgaaagcaTTATCAAGAAGAGAATTAAACGTTCCGAAGCACATTACCATCTTACATGTGGAACAAGAAATTAGAGGTGATGATACTTCGGCATTACAGAGTGTTTTAGATGCTGATGTTTGGCGTAAGAGTTTGTTACAAGAGGAAGCGAAAATTTCCGAAAGAATTagtgaaattgaaaagttaaGAACCAAATTCGATGAAGAATCAAATGAAGTTATAAAATTAGACAATGAAAGAGAAGATTTGGATAGGCACTTGCAGGAcgttaatgaaaaattatatgaaatgGAATCCGATAAAGCTGAAAGTAGAGCTGCGGCGATTTTATATGGTCTTGGTTTTACTAAAGAAACGCAACATTTGGCAACGAAGTTATTCTCTGGTGGTTGGAGAATGAGATTGTCATTAGCAAGAGCCTTATTCTGTGAGCCtgatttattgttattagaTGAACCCTCTAATATGTTGGATGTTCCATCTATTACTTACTTGGCGAAATATTTACAGAACTATAAATCAACAGTGTTGGTAGTTTCGCATGACAGAGCATTCTTAAATGAAGTGGCTACCGATATCATTCATCAACATTCAGAAAGGTTAGATTATTATAGAGGATCCAATTTCGATTCTTTCTACGCAtcgaaagaagaaagaattaagaACCAACGTCGTGAATATGAAAATCAAATGGCATACCGTCAACACTTGCAAgcatttattgataaattcagATATAATGCGGCTAAGTCTTCTGAAGCACAATCACGTATTAAGAAGTTGGAGAAATTACCAATCTTAGAGGCTCCAGAAGATGATAAGGTAGTGACATTCAAATTCCCAGATCCAGATAATATATCACCTCCTATTTTGAGAATGGAAGATGTTACGTTTGGATATAATCCTTCTAAgattttgttgaagaaCGTTGATTTAGATGTGCAAATGGACTCTCGTATTGCGTTCTGTGGTGGTAACGGTACTGGTAAGACTACGttattgaagttattaATGGAAAATTTGACTCCAACAAGTGGGTTCGTTTCAAGGAATGGAAGATTGAGAATTGGTTATTTTGCTCAACATCATGTTGATGCGATGGATTTGACTCTTTCAGCTGTCCTGTGGATGTCGCAGACTTTCCCTGGTAAATCAGATGAAGAATACAGACGTCACTTGGGTTCGTTTGGTATTACTGGTTCATTAGGTTTACAAAAAATGGAATTGTTGTCTGGGGGTCAGAAGTCCAGAGTTGCATTTGCAGCTTTATGTTTAAACCAACCTCATATCTTAATTTTGGATGAACCTTCTAATCACTTGGATACTCAAGGTTTAGATGCCTTAGCTGATGCGTTGCTTCAATTCAAGGGTGGTGTCTTAATGGTTTCGCACGATGTCTCTATCATTGATAGAGTGTGTAATGAAATCTGGGTCAGTGAAGACCAAACAGTAAAGAGATTCCCTGgtaatatta
This is a stretch of genomic DNA from Debaryomyces hansenii CBS767 chromosome G complete sequence. It encodes these proteins:
- a CDS encoding DEHA2G09174p (similar to uniprot|P50107 Saccharomyces cerevisiae YML004C GLO1 Monomeric glyoxalase I), which produces MPSFNKSFVMNHTCLRIKDPKVSIPFYTENLGMKLIATLPFPDSKFTLYMLAYDNGDNNNDVSWSAREGVLELCHNHGVENDESYTLNNGNGEKFRGFGHICVSVDNIEAAEAQFLSKGVKFQKKLSDGRQKNIAFALDPNGYWIELIEHGQGKASDKTDSTHYKLNHTMIRVKDPKKSLDFYRNVLGMKLFSTSVHEGAKFTLYFLGYEHDASFKEDTLSRDEQSKKQGLIELTHNWGTESDNDFEGYHNGNSTENGAIQGYGHTCVSCSDPGKFCKEINEEFGEANIDWAVQWGKGGIKQLAFIRDPDGYSIEIINSVFKQ
- a CDS encoding DEHA2G09218p (highly similar to uniprot|P43535 Saccharomyces cerevisiae YFR009W GCN20 Positive regulator of the Gcn2p kinase activity), which produces MSNIGLQIRQSVPSIDPVVADYAVGYIQHVSQSTEDSVSAQQVDIDNEMEFIKELLINAGGSDDKVSQLAKTVSEQLTTKLKENMAKLEVTGDTSRRLLDVNLLRQNNSKRDINSSLALLNASNDIEHTGRKMETRVDKKKLEKQERKIAKKVAKRNNKFVQYEASKLINEKNDEDYDSFFLEINPLDFGSSAGKSKDIKLDNFDLYVGDGQRILSESSLTLAYGRRYGLVGQNGIGKSTLLKALSRRELNVPKHITILHVEQEIRGDDTSALQSVLDADVWRKSLLQEEAKISERISEIEKLRTKFDEESNEVIKLDNEREDLDRHLQDVNEKLYEMESDKAESRAAAILYGLGFTKETQHLATKLFSGGWRMRLSLARALFCEPDLLLLDEPSNMLDVPSITYLAKYLQNYKSTVLVVSHDRAFLNEVATDIIHQHSERLDYYRGSNFDSFYASKEERIKNQRREYENQMAYRQHLQAFIDKFRYNAAKSSEAQSRIKKLEKLPILEAPEDDKVVTFKFPDPDNISPPILRMEDVTFGYNPSKILLKNVDLDVQMDSRIAFCGGNGTGKTTLLKLLMENLTPTSGFVSRNGRLRIGYFAQHHVDAMDLTLSAVSWMSQTFPGKSDEEYRRHLGSFGITGSLGLQKMELLSGGQKSRVAFAALCLNQPHILILDEPSNHLDTQGLDALADALLQFKGGVLMVSHDVSIIDRVCNEIWVSEDQTVKRFPGNINDYKKHILASADAAGVVSKH
- a CDS encoding DEHA2G09196p (similar to uniprot|P17695 Saccharomyces cerevisiae YDR513W TTR1 Glutaredoxin (thioltransferase) or uniprot|P25373 Saccharomyces cerevisiae YCL035C GRX1 Hydroperoxide and superoxide-radical responsive heat-stable glutathione- dependent disulfide oxidoreductase) yields the protein MVSQHTTDKVQQLIKTKPVFIASKSYCPYCAKTKNTISSITKDAYIIELDEVEDGSEIQEALYELTGQKTVPNVFIGGEHIGGNSDVQELSSGDKLESKIKAVL
- a CDS encoding DEHA2G09152p (similar to uniprot|P38122 Saccharomyces cerevisiae YBR176W ECM31 Ketopantoate hydroxymethyltransferase), producing the protein MVLFRSQIRSIPRLRYFSTKSIIRSSYQTDVKRKTLLDIQRLYETKTPISVVTAYDFITGKYAESADVDINLVGDSLAMVALGYEDTTEISFDEFLYHTKAVLRGNKSSFMVADIPFGSTEISVEQAVSSAIKLVKYGKVQGVKIEGGSDIVPTVKKLSSIGIPVMAHVGLTPQRHNALGGFKVQGNNTERALEIYRDCLDLQEAGAFSLLLECIPNKLSEYITKNISIPTIGIGAGPGCSGQVLVMSDLLGMGDPKDSMKPKFVKQYNDFFSSAIHSLHAYKRDLQHGKFPLADDHGFKIKKEVFHDFKMQAEAMKKAN